The Flavobacteriales bacterium genome contains the following window.
CTTCATCGGCTTGTGCACTTGGGGCGGCACCGCGGTGGACGATCGCACCGGTTGGAAGTTCCCGCTCTTCACGCTGCTAGGCGTGTTCATCGGCCTGGTCGGTGGGATGTGGTACCTGCTGAAGGAGACGAAGCGGAAGCCGTAGGGTCGCGTCCGGTGAGGCGAGTCCCAAGAGGCCAGTGTCACACGCCGTGCCCCCAAAGGGCTGAACTGACATGAGAACCAGAGCTCTGTTCGGCAGACTATTTCTCAGGTCAAAGGAACTTGATCAATAGGGCAAGTGATCCAACGACCAATACCAACAGGATGGTCACCCCAACCCCGAGCAAATGCCCAGCGCTGGTCCATCAACACCCCGATGAGGGCCACGAACAAGTAGTATCCAGCCAAGGTCAGCATGAAGAGCGCGGCCAAGCCCGAGGTGTCGTCATGGAGTACCTCGATACTTGACATCGGGAAAACAATGAGCAGTAGCAGTGCTACGAGCACGATCGCGGTGCCGATCATGATCCGCATCGCGATGCGCGCGTGGTCACGGGGTATGTAGGTCATGTGCTTTCAGGCCCGCGCCCCCAACTTCATCGAGCCCTTTCGGCCACGACACGTTTGAGTTCGGGCAAATGCCGTGACAGGATGGGCCAGACGAACGCGTCATCAATGGAATCATAGGAGTGAATGAGCCTGTTCCTGAATTGGACGATGCGGTCAGCTTCTACTATCGGGTGTTCCGGGTCGAGTTTCCTGATCTGGTTCACGGCTTCTCCAATGATCCCGAGTTGGCGCTCCACGGCGCTTTTCACGAGTTCATGCTTGGTGTAGCTCTCGAACGATACGACGTTGCCCTGCTCCATGAACGCCTCGATCAAGCCGATGGCTTTCAGCACATCAGCATAGAAGCCTTCCAGCCTGTCCATCGTAGATGAGCTTCTTGTGGGCGTCGATGTGGCGCTTTTTCACCGGGTTCTGGAGTGAGCGAGGTGTAAGAAGGTCCACTTTCCGCTGAAAGAACAACTCCATGCGGTCCCAGAAGGACCATAGCCGCTCGCCGGTTTCGATAGGATCCCCTTGCTCCAGTTCAACCAGAAGGTCCACATCGCTGGATGCGGTGAACGGACCGTTGACCGCCGAACCGAAAGCATAGAGTTCTTTCACCCGATGCGACTTGCACAGCTCGATGAACTGCTGACGGTGCCCGTTGATCAGGTCGGCGAACATGGAACAAATGTAGCCGGGTGCCAGAGCCGCAAACCACCACGCTGGTCAATCGAACATCCCCGGCCGCACAGCCGCCAATGCGCTGGACTCATCCTCGCTCAACCCCTGGCGAATGCTGAGCGCGGTAATTCCCGCCTGCTTCACCTCATCGAGCACGTCCACGACGCGGCCGTAGCGCACGCCCTGGGCCACCCGCAGCTCGCACAAGTGCCGCGATGCCGTGGCACTGTCGGTGGCCAATGCAGCGAATGCCGCTAGCGTGGGCGGCAGATGCACATCGCTCAACCTACGTACCGGTGTGCTGCCGGGCTCGAAGGCCCCTGGGCAGGCGTAAAGCACGCCCCGTGCGTCGAGCAATAACGTCATGCGCTCTTCCGGTGCCCGGCCCGGTCCTTCCCGCGGCAAGTCGAGGCCCATGGCCGTGGGGGTAACGAGCTTGCTGGTGAGGATGAAGAAGGTGAGCAGCAGGAAGCCGAGATCCACCATCGGCGTCATATCGAGGTGGATGCGTGGGCTGTGGAGCCTACTTGTGGTGCGCGCGGAGATGGGTTGCTCTTGTACCTCGGCCATGGTCGTCCTTTCGGATGGAACAGTGTGGCGACGTCGAACATTGCGCTGATCACAACCACCATGAGGCCACAATAGCCGTGTCAGGGAGTGGTCGCTTGCAACGATCGCGCACGGTAGACGACCGCTCGCCGTGCGGATCATACCACTGCTCGCCCCATGGGTATGGACAAACGCCAAGCGCACCTAGGTTGGGGGCACAAACCTGTTGCACCATGAGACACTCCCTACCCCTTGTTGCGTTGGCGTTGCTCCCGGCCGGGCTATGCGCGCAGAACTACTATGAGCTGGACGTCAACAACGTGCGCGCCCGGTTCTACTCCCACGGGCTCATCGGCATGGACCTCGCCAACAGTGCGCCGGCGTTCGAGGTGCCCAACGGCGGTGGTGCGCACCCGCTCTTCTCCGCTGGGCTTTGGATCGGCGGCATGGACATGGGCAACTCGTTGCGCTTGGCAGCCATGTGCTACGAGCCGTTGGGCAGCAGCGATTGGTACCCGGGTCCACTGCGCATCGATGGCACGGCCAGCACTACGGCCGGCGTGCAAGCCGCGTACGATCAAGTGTGGCCCATCGACAACGCCGCTGTGCTGCTTCAACAGGAGTACTGCGCCTGTGTGGATGACCCCAACTGCGACGAGGCCGTGGAGTTCCCCGGCTATCAAATGCCGCTATGGTTCAATACTTGGCCGGCAATGGGCGATTTCGCCAATGGCTTCGATCTCTACCAGGCCCCCTTCCTTGATCACAACGGCGACAACGACTATAACCCGGCTGATTGCGATCGCCCCTGCACGCCCGGCGATGAAGCGTTGTTCTTCATCTTCAACGACAAAGGAGGCACGCACCAGAATTCCCAGTCATTGCCCATCGGGGTGGAGGTGCAGGCCACGCCCTTCGCGTACTCCAGCGCGAACGCGGCCCTGGACAACACGGTGTTCGTGGAATACAAGATCATCAACCGTGGAATACTCACGCTTTCCGGAACCTACGTCAGCCTTTTCACGGACTTCGACCTGGGCTGCGCCAACGACGACTACGTGGGCTGCGATGTGGGCCGCAGCATGTGGTATGTGCACAACGGTACGGCCAACGATGCAGGCGCTGCATGTGTGGGTGGTGCACAGGGCTACGGCACCGAACCACCCGCATTTGCGGCCACCATTCTCTGCGGGGTGCGCCAGGATCAGGATGGGCTGGACAATCCGTTCGTGCCCAACCATGCACAGGCCACGACGCAATTAGGCTCCATGTACCCCGATTGGGGTGTCGGCTTCGGCGACAACATCGGCGACAACGAACGCATGGGCCTGTGCAGGTTCAGCTATTACGACAACAGTTCCACCGACACCGGCAATCCGCTGCTCGCCAACCAGTACTACAACTCCATGCGTGGTTTCTGGAACGATGGCTCCGCGCTGACCTACGGCGGCAATGGCTACGGCGGTACCATTCCGGCCCGCTTCGCCTTCCCGGACGATAGCGATCCCTTGGGCCAAGGCACCAATGGGTCGGTGCAACCCCCTTGGAGCGAGGTGAGCGCGGGCAATGCGCCGTACGACCGCAGAGGCGTGGGCACCATGGGGCCCATTACGCTGGAGCCGGGCGACGAGCAGCGCATCCTGGTGGCCTTCACCTATGCCCGTAGCAGCGGTGGCGGTGCCATGAACAGCGTGGGTGCGCTGAAAGAAAGGGTGGACAGTGTGCGCGCGTTCGCAATGGCCCACGATTTCTGTTCCGGTGCAACGTGCCTGAACGGTTCGGTGCTGAGCGTGAACGATGTGGCGGCGGAAGTCGCGCCGATCATCCTGGGCCCAGTGCCAACGAACGGAGCGCTCACGGTGACGTTGCCAACCGAACTGCGCGGTGCCACGCTCTACATCGTGGATGCCTTGGGCCGCACGGTGATGACGACCACCAGGACGTCCAGCGCACAGCGCACCTTGGACGTGGCTTCCTTGGCCGATGGACACTACACACTGATCGCGCAGCTGGACGGCACGAGCCGACATGCGCGCTTCGTGAAGGAATAGAAGACCGGTTTGGTGAACAGTGCATGGGGCCCTGCGGGAAATCGCGGGGCTTTGTGCGTTTGTGAGCGCTACTCTCGTTCGCGGGCTCAATCGTGTTGTGCCAATTCCTCAGGCTGTAGATCAACACGTTTGCCCTCCCTTGTGATCTTGAACCCATAGCACTGGCTGGTTGAAGGGGAGAAGCTCGTGTTGAACACCTTCAGATCAACATCGAGTACCACCTCCAGTGTCCCTTCTTCCACGTCCATGCTCGTATCCCACGAGAAAGTGGCGCGGCGCCCGGCAATCGTGGTCACACGTGCTCTGTCATGGTCCGGATGTGCTTCAAGTTCCATTGGAGACAAGGTCTTCAACACATCAAGCTCCTCTCGTACCCGCACGGCAAGGGCTCGTTCAACGGTGCCACGCCTACCTGAGAGACGATCGACCAAGGCCCTCAGCAGAAGGAATGGAACGAGCCAGAACAAGAGGATCATGGCCAACAGGACCACGAGCACTACGATGAGGAAGAC
Protein-coding sequences here:
- a CDS encoding biopolymer transporter ExbD, which gives rise to MAEVQEQPISARTTSRLHSPRIHLDMTPMVDLGFLLLTFFILTSKLVTPTAMGLDLPREGPGRAPEERMTLLLDARGVLYACPGAFEPGSTPVRRLSDVHLPPTLAAFAALATDSATASRHLCELRVAQGVRYGRVVDVLDEVKQAGITALSIRQGLSEDESSALAAVRPGMFD
- a CDS encoding nucleotidyltransferase domain-containing protein, which produces MFADLINGHRQQFIELCKSHRVKELYAFGSAVNGPFTASSDVDLLVELEQGDPIETGERLWSFWDRMELFFQRKVDLLTPRSLQNPVKKRHIDAHKKLIYDGQAGRLLC
- a CDS encoding DUF86 domain-containing protein, producing MDRLEGFYADVLKAIGLIEAFMEQGNVVSFESYTKHELVKSAVERQLGIIGEAVNQIRKLDPEHPIVEADRIVQFRNRLIHSYDSIDDAFVWPILSRHLPELKRVVAERAR
- a CDS encoding T9SS type A sorting domain-containing protein; its protein translation is MRHSLPLVALALLPAGLCAQNYYELDVNNVRARFYSHGLIGMDLANSAPAFEVPNGGGAHPLFSAGLWIGGMDMGNSLRLAAMCYEPLGSSDWYPGPLRIDGTASTTAGVQAAYDQVWPIDNAAVLLQQEYCACVDDPNCDEAVEFPGYQMPLWFNTWPAMGDFANGFDLYQAPFLDHNGDNDYNPADCDRPCTPGDEALFFIFNDKGGTHQNSQSLPIGVEVQATPFAYSSANAALDNTVFVEYKIINRGILTLSGTYVSLFTDFDLGCANDDYVGCDVGRSMWYVHNGTANDAGAACVGGAQGYGTEPPAFAATILCGVRQDQDGLDNPFVPNHAQATTQLGSMYPDWGVGFGDNIGDNERMGLCRFSYYDNSSTDTGNPLLANQYYNSMRGFWNDGSALTYGGNGYGGTIPARFAFPDDSDPLGQGTNGSVQPPWSEVSAGNAPYDRRGVGTMGPITLEPGDEQRILVAFTYARSSGGGAMNSVGALKERVDSVRAFAMAHDFCSGATCLNGSVLSVNDVAAEVAPIILGPVPTNGALTVTLPTELRGATLYIVDALGRTVMTTTRTSSAQRTLDVASLADGHYTLIAQLDGTSRHARFVKE
- a CDS encoding AtpZ/AtpI family protein, with translation MDLRDGIDKAEAEQINQAGKAYARYGAIGLQMALFIGLCTWGGTAVDDRTGWKFPLFTLLGVFIGLVGGMWYLLKETKRKP